The Comamonas testosteroni genome contains the following window.
AAGAGCGAGCCTTTGCCGGCCAGAATCTGCGGGTTGAATGGCGCAATGGAGCCCGAGGCCGTACCCAGACAGACCATCAGCCCGCGCACCTTCAGGCTGTTGAGCGAACCCTCGAAAGTGTCCTTGCCCACGCTGTCGAAGACGGCATTCACACCCACACCGTCCGTCAGTTCACGCACGCGCTTGGCCACGTCTTCATGGCTGTAGTTGATGGTGTGAACGCAGCCGTTGGCCTTGGCCACTTCGGCCTTGGCATCGCTGGAGACTGTGCCGATCACGTTCAGGCCTTCCAGCCTTGCCCACTGCGACACCAGCAGGCCCACACCACCGGCCGCAGCATGCAGCAAAATGGTGTCGCCCTTCTTGAAGTCCCAGATGCGACGCATAAGGTAAGCCGCCGTCAGCCCACGCATGGTGATCGCTGCTGCAGTTTCAAAGCTGATGTTGTCAGGCAGACGGATCAGGGGGGCAGCAGAAATCAGGCGCTCCGTGGCGTAAGCGCCGATGGTGTTCAGTGCGCCGGTATAGGTCACGCGGTCGCCGACCTTGAAATCCGTCACGCCGTCGCCCACGGCCGTGATCGTGCCGCAAGCCTCGCTGCCCACACCCGCGGGCAAAGGAGCGGGATACAGGCCTGAGCGGAAATAGGTATCGGCAAAGTTCAAGGCCACAGCGCCTTGCTTGAGACGGACCTGGCCCGGACCGGGTTGGCCGACTTCAATTTCTTCCTGTCGCAACACCTCGGGGCCGCCAACTTCGTGATAGCGGATTACTTTAGCCATACAAACTCCCAGTCAGATACCAATCAAAAGGTGATACGGCACACGGCCTCACCTCGAACAGAAGCAATACGAATCAATGACTTAAGCCATATCCCCGGTATTCCTCCATTCAGACTGGGTTGAATTTAAGGGAATTCGTCTCCAGGACATTTCCCGGGAACGCCGCTCTCTTGTCTTTACGCGACACCACGGGTAAATACCAGGCGCAAAAAGTTAACTTCAAAGTTTCTCTTTGATTGAAAGCTTGCCGCAAGCGTTGGCCACCATATTGCGCGTCTGCGACTGCGACAAGCCCGTCTCAGCCT
Protein-coding sequences here:
- a CDS encoding quinone oxidoreductase family protein, which produces MAKVIRYHEVGGPEVLRQEEIEVGQPGPGQVRLKQGAVALNFADTYFRSGLYPAPLPAGVGSEACGTITAVGDGVTDFKVGDRVTYTGALNTIGAYATERLISAAPLIRLPDNISFETAAAITMRGLTAAYLMRRIWDFKKGDTILLHAAAGGVGLLVSQWARLEGLNVIGTVSSDAKAEVAKANGCVHTINYSHEDVAKRVRELTDGVGVNAVFDSVGKDTFEGSLNSLKVRGLMVCLGTASGSIAPFNPQILAGKGSLFLTRPASAHYIADPLERAELANELFAHVAEGRIKVDISKRYVLEDAVQAHRDLEARKIVGSAIFTL